ATAGTTATCTAGCATAATAGAGTTGAAATTTATTGTTAAATCTCTAGCTTCAAGCCATTTTAATTGAGATTTTTTTAATTCTTTTTTTTGATTCTCATTCAATATTTCGTATAGTTTTTGATAATAAATATTTAGCTCTCTATCCCATAATTCATATGTTATAAAACAAGGTATTGAGTCTGTTCCACCATATCCATTATCTAAACAAGTTTGAGTATAGTCTTCATAATAAACTTCAAATTGCTCAACTGTTTCAAAATCACTTAATTTTTTTAAATCATTAATATCTTTTTGTTCAAAAGCAAAAGAACTAACACAAAAAACAAGTATTCCAAAAATTACAAGTATAGTTTTTCTAATTCTCAAAATTTAACTCCTAAAACTGTATTTACTCTATTTATCAAACCTTTATAAAAAACTGATTGGTTTCTACCAAATTTATCTATTTTTGGATTTCCTTTTTCATCATAAGACAAGTCATAATAATATTTCTTTCTAATAGTTACAATATTATTTTAAAATCATATCTTCAATATTAAAGTATACTAAGTTATTAGATATTTTTATTTTGAAAATAGCTTCTTCTGATATAACAATATTTTTAGAATTATATAATCTTAATTTTGGGAATTTTATACTGGATTGTTTTTCATCTATTTTACTATCATAAGTATAAACACTTTGTACTTTTTCTTTATCTTGATTATCAATTAAATTTTTAATATCTATTTCATTCAAATTATATTTTTTATTTAAGTCTATTTGTGTTGAAGACCAATAAGGAGTTGAGTTATAAGGGAAACTTAATTGAAAACAAATAATTTTATTTATAGTATATAAATCATCGTAATTTATAATTGGTATATAACAACTTTTTTTATAATTATTAAATTCTTCATAAAATATATAATTTCCATAAATTGGTGAATTGTTTATTATTTCAAAAGAATATGAAACTGCTTCATTAAACTT
The Aliarcobacter faecis genome window above contains:
- a CDS encoding lysozyme inhibitor LprI family protein, which codes for MRIRKTILVIFGILVFCVSSFAFEQKDINDLKKLSDFETVEQFEVYYEDYTQTCLDNGYGGTDSIPCFITYELWDRELNIYYQKLYEILNENQKKELKKSQLKWLEARDLTINFNSIMLDNYYQDKEGTMYMLMRARDADDTIHHLVKERALFLKSWFVQKSEPIEK